A region from the Flavobacterium enshiense genome encodes:
- a CDS encoding MBL fold metallo-hydrolase: protein MKILKVFLLFIMFNNTIVAQLKKLQTGSLPEVQVNKSYKLTQNITLIPDPRINYVPNIAIIEGSKAVLVVDAGMGPKNGKKVFEKAKKIAKGRKIFLTTTHFHPEHSFGASAFNEGGATVLMNKLQSDELNQKGLEYLEMFNSFGEIERTVLQNTKLPKVDEVYSGKKVLDLGGKEVELYEMPAHTLGDQVIFVKDDNVVFMGDLVEDRFFPIMPDKDTKPSEWIEVIKQVKALSPKIVVPGHGDVGGSELLDYVENYLVMVKNEVKKEIDLGKSREEIIKILKSKLLASEPTWDNNVFIPFQIAHFYAEWTETPIALPDLKIELKEDN, encoded by the coding sequence ATGAAAATTTTAAAAGTTTTTCTCTTATTTATTATGTTTAACAATACAATAGTGGCACAATTAAAAAAATTGCAAACAGGAAGTTTGCCAGAAGTTCAGGTTAATAAATCTTATAAATTAACTCAAAACATAACTCTTATCCCTGACCCAAGGATTAATTATGTGCCCAATATAGCAATTATCGAAGGAAGTAAGGCTGTATTGGTTGTAGATGCTGGCATGGGACCAAAAAATGGTAAAAAAGTTTTTGAAAAAGCAAAGAAAATAGCAAAAGGGAGGAAGATTTTCCTTACTACCACCCACTTTCATCCTGAACATAGTTTTGGAGCCAGTGCTTTTAACGAAGGTGGGGCTACTGTTCTTATGAATAAATTGCAATCTGATGAACTTAACCAAAAAGGACTTGAATATTTGGAAATGTTCAACAGTTTTGGTGAGATTGAACGTACAGTTCTTCAAAATACAAAGCTACCTAAAGTAGATGAAGTTTATTCAGGTAAAAAAGTATTGGACTTGGGAGGAAAAGAAGTTGAACTTTATGAAATGCCAGCTCATACTTTGGGAGATCAGGTTATTTTTGTAAAAGATGACAATGTTGTGTTTATGGGAGACTTAGTCGAAGATCGCTTTTTTCCAATTATGCCTGACAAAGACACAAAGCCTTCAGAATGGATAGAAGTAATAAAACAGGTTAAAGCGTTGTCGCCTAAAATTGTTGTTCCGGGACATGGAGATGTGGGAGGCTCTGAATTATTAGATTATGTGGAAAATTATCTGGTGATGGTGAAAAATGAAGTGAAAAAAGAAATCGATTTGGGTAAATCAAGGGAAGAAATAATTAAAATATTAAAGTCTAAACTTCTTGCATCAGAGCCAACATGGGACAATAATGTATTTATTCCTTTTCAAATTGCTCATTTTTATGCTGAGTGGACTGAAACGCCAATAGCGCTTCCTGATTTGAAAATTGAACTTAAGGAAGATAATTAA
- a CDS encoding helix-turn-helix domain-containing protein — protein MKKVVNEISTHNLDDLDFCVITRIENANPNYFVNIHRHNFFEILWFTNVVDHSSHFLDFNNYEIENGEILLITPNQVHQMDLDGKQGYALAISKEYFHSMVPRAHEFTYSHDFYRAIVSSNKGLFLQLMLLIENEYNGKRKQDLLFHYIAALLINLEGLFEISSVDSSMQEMISSIMLLVEQKFKEEKKVEYYANQLNISPRKLNSILSQHSGKNLKQYIVDRVILEAKRIILTEELLVKELAYELGFLEPAHFINFFKQQTSFTPNHFKQLYLKNKA, from the coding sequence ATGAAGAAGGTTGTAAACGAAATATCTACACATAATTTAGATGATTTGGATTTTTGTGTCATTACAAGAATAGAGAATGCTAACCCTAACTATTTCGTAAATATCCACAGACATAATTTTTTCGAAATTTTATGGTTTACAAATGTAGTTGATCATTCTTCTCATTTTCTTGACTTTAATAATTATGAAATTGAAAATGGCGAGATTCTTTTGATTACCCCAAACCAAGTTCACCAAATGGACTTAGATGGTAAACAAGGATATGCATTGGCTATTTCAAAAGAGTACTTTCATAGTATGGTACCAAGAGCTCATGAATTCACTTATAGCCATGATTTTTATAGGGCTATAGTATCATCGAATAAAGGTTTGTTTTTACAACTAATGCTTTTGATTGAAAACGAATACAATGGTAAAAGAAAGCAAGATTTGCTTTTTCATTATATCGCTGCTTTATTAATCAATTTAGAGGGACTTTTTGAAATTTCTAGTGTAGATTCATCGATGCAAGAGATGATCTCTAGTATCATGTTGCTAGTTGAACAAAAGTTCAAAGAAGAAAAAAAAGTAGAATATTATGCGAACCAACTCAATATTTCGCCGCGGAAATTAAATAGTATTTTAAGTCAACATAGTGGTAAAAATCTCAAACAATATATTGTAGACAGGGTTATTCTGGAAGCCAAAAGAATTATTCTTACGGAAGAACTATTGGTTAAGGAGTTAGCATACGAACTTGGATTTTTAGAGCCTGCCCATTTCATCAACTTTTTCAAACAACAAACAAGCTTTACCCCGAACCATTTTAAGCAGCTTTATTTAAAAAATAAAGCATAA